In Babesia microti strain RI chromosome IV, complete genome, the sequence ACTCACCCATTCCCTTACTGGCTCTACTGGGATCTGGCGCATTAATATTCTTAACCAGCGCCAAATTGCTATAAAACTCCATGCTGCAAGCACCAAGTTTTTCGCAGGCATTTATTCGGCTTATATTAGCCAATACTGTGTTTTGTCCCCCTTCTTTTTTACTAATGATTTCCACTTCCTGGGCTTCCCTTAGATCGTTTGGCGTAGATGGAAATTTTTGTTGAAATACATCCTTTTCAATATCCTCCTccaatttgttcaaatcATCCACCGTTGGAACATCATCCAAATGGCCTTCAAGAACCCattcattaaatatctTCAGTTCAATTGTAGGCTAGATAACTATTCACTTACGTTGTTTTCTATGGCATGTCTCAATTTACTTGAAAAGTTGCGTTTTTTCGTATTCGCAGCCACACTATTAGTATCATTTGTAACTTTTGATACCTTAGAATCATTGTGCCCAAGTTGCTCCAATATGAAAGTGTGGAAAAGTGTACGATGTAGGAGCGTTTTACTTGTGTTTTGTGCGgtaatatttgtgaattgGCTGTTTACTGTACGCAGAAACTCCAGTATTACTTCGTATTGCCAATCTGGCAGCGCGTTAGAGTCACTTAAGTTTGTGAAATTATACGGAGAAATCCCTTTCGTTAAGAATGATTTCAATTGCTGTATGTCTAGTTTGATATCAGAAGGCttctaaaattatcaataatttaccTTGTATATCCCCACTGATATCCCCGATTTTCCTGGGTTAGATgatattgacaatttattcGCTCCAACAAGAGCCATTTTAGCCAAGTTCCAAAACTTATGTCGAGTGAACTCAGATATAAGTGATCTAGATATAACTGCCAATAAGGCCATATTCGTTTCAAAGCTATTGTCATCAGAAATTAACACGTATTCTAACGGACTTGGCTTTATGTGAACTGATTTATCTCCTTCGCATTTATTGAGTTTGTCGCTAATTACACTGCCTTTATGGGCCTTAAATTGCGTAGCTGCCCTGGAAAACATAGAAGATCTCTCCTTATCTTTTCTATATATTGCACTAGACAACGATCTAAGTTTGTTTTGcaattgaatgatttggTCAGCCAGTGATGATATAGGCAATGAATTGGCAATTTCAcactgtaaaattttggaatcaACGCTATTATTATCGCATTTAGTATCAACACTTGGCACCGTCGTACATTTTGCGTAGCTCGATCGTTTATTCTTATTACTGCTCAGAGATATTTTTCTATGTTCAGTTACTTTGCACTCATCATTTTCGATGACTTCactaacatttttattgttaaaaGGGTTGCTAGTGGTGTGTTGTGTTGTGTCAGAAGATgaatttgcatatttagCCAAAATGGCGTCATTTCTAGTGTCCATTCTCATGTCTACCATTTCAAAACCAACTCTAAGTCGTTCTGTATCATAATCCTTACAGCCTTTTGGCGTAGCTAATATGACAGCTCGTTTGGTCAGTTCATTTTGAAATGCTAGTGCAGATTCAATCCAATATGATAGGGCTTCCATTTTGGACTGGTTAAATCGTTTTGTAGAGTCCGTTTCGCCGGTTCTGAGTATTTTATTCTTCAAAAATCTGCCACCTTTagcacaatttttatttgtattgtCATTTGATTCATTGCCTGTAGTGATTGGTGATTCATTTGCCgaaaaattgctaaaatCTATCTTTTCAAATATACTGTTTAGAAATGCTTTGAAATCATTTTGATTAACGAATTCCTTAGAAATATCATCAAGCgttatacaattattagaATTTGCAATTAGTGATACATTGTATGCAATGTGTTTCGTTAAATTTATGACTTCGCTACATTTTTTATCCACCAATTGAAACAAGTTGTTTTTGGAAATGACAAAAGCGACTGCCAGTAATACTTCCCTAGAGCTTTTTTGACTGAATAACTGCAGCATTCTTGGATATTTTAGGTTTTCTAGGTAAATCGGCACAATCACATTTACAGTAGTAGCTGTGctttcaaattcatttttattacattcATCCGTCAATTTCAAGGATTCATCGGAGGAAACTTCCGATTTGAATCTTCTATTTCCTTCATAAATACTGATTAACACAATCTTGTTTAGCAAATTTAACATCTCATCAAATACATTTGATTGATTTATCGAGGCATCTTGTAGCAAATTTTTAGACAACTTGCCCATTCTAAACTCAGCAGTAATACCATTCAGAGGCGAATTTTGATTGTCCCAATGCAGCAATTCGTCTAGCgcataatttattgccaTTGGCAGATCTATCGCCAGACTCGTTGGTGTCACGGTGATTCATTTTGCCTACAGATTCTTTGGCAcagaaataattttagattttCAGAAAATAAGGGCGGGAAATAAGGAATCCTGTGCCCACATAACTATGaaacataatatatttcaCTGCATTACTAACACACTA encodes:
- a CDS encoding hypothetical protein (overlaps_old_locusTagID:BBM_III08785;~overlaps_old_locusTagID:BBM_III08790), yielding MAINYALDELLHWDNQNSPLNGITAEFRMGKLSKNLLQDASINQSNVFDEMLNLLNKIVLISIYEGNRRFKSEVSSDESLKLTDECNKNEFESTATTVNVIVPIYLENLKYPRMLQLFSQKSSREVLLAVAFVISKNNLFQLVDKKCSEVINLTKHIAYNVSLIANSNNCITLDDISKEFVNQNDFKAFLNSIFEKIDFSNFSANESPITTGNESNDNTNKNCAKGGRFLKNKILRTGETDSTKRFNQSKMEALSYWIESALAFQNELTKRAVILATPKGCKDYDTERLRVGFEMVDMRMDTRNDAILAKYANSSSDTTQHTTSNPFNNKNVSEVIENDECKVTEHRKISLSSNKNKRSSYAKCTTVPSVDTKCDNNSVDSKILQCEIANSLPISSLADQIIQLQNKLRSLSSAIYRKDKERSSMFSRAATQFKAHKGSVISDKLNKCEGDKSVHIKPSPLEYVLISDDNSFETNMALLAVISRSLISEFTRHKFWNLAKMALVGANKLSISSNPGKSGISVGIYKKPSDIKLDIQQLKSFLTKGISPYNFTNLSDSNALPDWQYEVILEFLRTVNSQFTNITAQNTSKTLLHRTLFHTFILEQLGHNDSKVSKVTNDTNSVAANTKKRNFSSKLRHAIENNPTIELKIFNEWVLEGHLDDVPTVDDLNKLEEDIEKDVFQQKFPSTPNDLREAQEVEIISKKEGGQNTVLANISRINACEKLGACSMEFYSNLALVKNINAPDPSRASKGMGEFVATINKIHGTIVTKLQSEQGESEKKLQILENKLKNVTGCVIL